Proteins encoded by one window of Dermochelys coriacea isolate rDerCor1 chromosome 13, rDerCor1.pri.v4, whole genome shotgun sequence:
- the ZNF219 gene encoding zinc finger protein 219 → MEEVDSRSPSPHKVVDSSPASCAALPSPPPQQEPPPSPLPEGLSPSEGDNPAFNGELDLQRYFNGPGPALGAGGGRKARPYPCAVCGKRFRFNSILALHTRIHASETPFTCPYCGHRAAQRGLLRLHLRSHRPEACARLSHQSRLLLELEERALLRRGPPAASEGEEDEEEEEEEEPPPLPIPPPAPPPAPPSPPPPLPPPSFRCPFCKGKFRTVGEQERHLRILHQPYKCGQCPFAAAQEGELQRHSREAHAPPAPPAPAAPPPTEFRCQVCGQAFTQSWFLKGHMRKHKDSFDHKCQVCGRCFKEPWFLKNHMKVHLSKLGLKGERGAAVPAAGGKPKAPRGLLLGYEALYPAFLPPPDKAEQGSFLGYLELRQPGDTSCAERLQATARAVESGQEVAAQLWGERRRHSGGETAREEGGAGVGQHRCPDCTRAFATYQQMALHSRSHRPQDGDWARGRALGALASLHAAAGHGLPTDGGGGSNAGTGWGAALPSPGIQEEKGLRGGALRLDGGRGTSGKDCPYCGKTFRSSHHLKVHLRVHTGERPYKCPHCDYAGTQSGSLKYHLQRHHREQKNSAGAGTAGSLEPKGRTTPSAPAKPPAFPPELLLQAAEKYRGAFLPQAWGTASHEPLPRPSRRKPACTGRALRNGRADFEPLDLSLRPALEGVPPGELTLHRCLFCPFATSAPELMALHLQVHHSRKARGRRPVTAPPARPHACLGQDGEQPPLHPQDEGPGVEEEPPTAVPHMSQQPHGAPMDTEPSERQGQLELVLA, encoded by the exons GAGGTGGACTCCCGGTCGCCGTCCCCACACAAGGTGGTGGACTCCAGCCCTGCCAGCTGTGCAGCCCTGccgtctcccccaccccagcaggagcCACCGCCATCCCCCCTGCCCGAGGGGCTGTCCCCTAGCGAGGGCGACAACCCGGCCTTCAACGGAGAGCTGGACCTGCAGCGCTACTTCAACGGGCCGGGGCCAGCgctgggggcgggtggggggcgCAAAGCCCGGCCCTACCCCTGCGCCGTCTGCGGCAAGCGCTTCCGCTTCAACAGCATCCTAGCACTGCACACGCGGATCCACGCCAGCGAGACCCCCTTCACTTGCCCCTACTGCGGGCACCGTGCTGCCCAGCGCGGCCTCCTGCGGCTCCACCTCCGCTCCCACCGCCCCGAGGCCTGCGCCCGCCTCAGCCACCAGAGCcgcctgctgctggagctggaggagcggGCGCTGCTGCGACGGGGCCCGCCAGCCGCCAGCGAGGGGGAGGAAgacgaggaggaagaggaggaggaggaaccccCCCCACTGCCTATCCCcccgccagccccgccccctgcccccccgtcaCCCCCACCGCCGCTGCCTCCCCCCAGCTTCCGCTGCCCCTTCTGCAAAGGCAAGTTCCGGACGGTGGGCGAGCAGGAGCGACACCTGCGAATCCTGCACCAGCCCTACAAGTGTGGGCAGTGCCCCTTTGCCGCCGCCCAGGAGGgggagctgcagcggcacagccgGGAGGCCCACGCCCCCCCGGCGCCTCCGGCCCCCGCTGCGCCGCCCCCCACCGAGTTCCGCTGCCAGGTGTGCGGCCAGGCCTTCACCCAGTCCTGGTTCCTCAAGGGGCACATGCGCAAGCACAAGGACTCCTTCGACCACAAGTGCCAGGTCTGCGGGCGCTGCTTCAAGGAGCCCTGGTTCCTCAAGAACCACATGAAGGTGCATCTCAGCAAGCTGGGGCTGAAAGGGGAGCGGGGTGCGGCCGTGCCAGCAGCCGGCGGGAAGCCCAAGGCGCctcgggggctgctgctgggctaCGAAGCGCTGTATCCTGCCTTCCTGCCGCCCCCGGACAAGGCCGAGCAGGGCTCCTTCCTGGGCTACCTGGAGCTGCGCCAGCCGGGCGACACCAGCTGCGCCGAGCGGCTCCAGGCCACGGCCCGCGCAGTGGAGAGCGGGCAGGAGGTGGCggcccagctgtggggggagcgTCGGCGGCACAGCGGGGGCGAGACGGCCAGGGAGGAGGGTGGCGCCGGCGTGGGACAGCACCGCTGCCCCGACTGCACCCGGGCCTTCGCCACCTACCAGCAGATGGCCCTACACAGCCGCAGCCACCGGCCCCAGGATGGCGACTGGGCCAGGGGCCGGGCCCTGGGGGCGCTGGCCTCGCTCCATGCAGCAGCGGGACACGGGCTGCCCACGGACGGCGGGGGCGGCTCCAACGCAGGCACTGGCTGGGGTGCGGCCCTGCCCAGTCCGGGGATACAGG aggagaaggggctgcGTGGGGGGGCCCTGCGTCTGGATGGGGGCCGTGGCACGTCAGGCAAAGACTGTCCATACTGTGGGAAAACCTTCCGCTCCTCCCACCATCTCAAGGTGCATCTGCGTGTCCACACAG GTGAGCGCCCGTACAAGTGCCCACACTGCGACTACGCTGGCACCCAGTCTGGCTCTCTCAAGTACCACCTGCAGCGCCACCACCGCGAGCAGAAGAACAGTGCCGGCGCAGGCACGGCCGGGAGCTTGGAGCCAAAGGGCCGCACCACCCCGAGTGCCCCCGCCAAGCCGCCCGCCTTCCCCCCGGAGCTGCTATTGCAGGCAGCCGAGAAGTACCGCGGGGCCTTCCTGCCGCAGGCCTGGGGCACGGCCAGCCACGAGCCTCTGCCCCGACCATCCCGCCGCAAGCCGGCCTGCACTGGCCGAGCCCTGCGCAATGGCCGAGCCGACTTCGAGCCACTGGACCTGTCGCTGCGGCCGGCACTAGAGGGGGTGCCACCTGGTGAGCTCACCCTGCACCGATGCCTCTTCTGCCCCTTTGCCACCTCCGCACCTGAGCTCATGGCCCTGCACCTGCAGGTCCACCACAGCCGCAAGGCCCGGGGGCGCCGCCCTGTCACGGCCCCCCCTGCACGGCCCCACGCCTgcctggggcaggatggggagcagcccccactgcacccccaggATGAGGGGCCTGGAGTTGAGGAGGAGCCCCCCACTGCTGTGCCCCACATGTCCCAACAGCCCCACGGAGCCCCTATGGACACGGAGCCCAGTGAGAGGCAAGGGCAGCTGGAGCTGGTGCTGGCTTGA